From the genome of Seriola aureovittata isolate HTS-2021-v1 ecotype China chromosome 6, ASM2101889v1, whole genome shotgun sequence, one region includes:
- the nhsa gene encoding actin remodeling regulator NHS isoform X1: MPFAKRVVEPQLLCRYQIPNEEGLLFEDLVSISNVALSRTLRQLSDLAKHACSIFQELENDLTSTNLRVRGLQSKISLLQQTCSELDPKQEAVPVSNLDVESKLTTHYQAPWHQQRNIFHPSTRPTCVEELHRQANLSLWALHQDRQRRQSGSRERRVTISISAVPPMPIYPSPHIIQDQGNSGTNLTTFESTRSSSPTECCRFSPWSRKAAPSDPDTDGVALGHRSKCPIPNIPSTLDKQTNWSKALPLPTPEERMKTNSQVITSCVIPINVTGVGFDRDASVRCSLVHSQSVLQRRRKLRRRRTVAGVPRQVQQDLDSDDSPGSRERTVIIHASPDITPSNEELASHLSTRDSGCQTEDFLISGAPSRRRIRAQRVQGVSVSLSHSAGNISSLPDSADTMFTASVGARLRSRSLPRDGSRMMDNGHNDSDDEEELSPFDTEDFLPGPGELILKDEEESTDDQAMSEHQLGLKYKQLSESPERSWMERTRSQLPRKADLGSCEISSSSDTFSSPVHSVSAAGVLGGQMDHKDDHQSSSGNWSGSSSTCPSQTSETIPPAASPPLTGSSHCDSELSLNATTHNNDDQTGFMLDHYQGLRPQRAGSFSSTAMDILEEAGGSTPIEQEWSYPHPEPPHSQDFSPEPSREAESSLGCPSFTSMATCESSYSDKPLSEKADTVSHYSVDTEGYYTSMHFDCGLKGSKSFTYNYAASGSDCGLSDLSGHMTLGRRCLSLRKPKVKPSPPKRSSSLRKICSDGNIPDRKEPKITCGQQLPLSSNQRRLQLVLSGSPGHIENSSLGREPLVVWGVEGSADLPDLGVFSSTDAHSFKDDGVVQSDYADLWLLNDLKSSDPYRSLSNSSTATGTTVIECIKSQESSESQTSQSGSRATTPSLPSVEGEFKLTSPEKLAGLASPSSGYSSQSETPTSSFPSAFFPGPLSPSSGKRKPKVPERKSSLSSLSLQSLSCKDGASSQRDLELPVIPPSHLDLSALHSINKAAGFRTQIQTLHQNKQKAVVTPKAAAPTNSEVFHVHTLSITPTVLHSVQLRSISKDTEGGHVDKAAAKLKSSKSLELKSPLLHNSHHHHHHHHHHHTSSKQMCESVFTSNEEDLLHGEAACQSEMRDEQHRESETAHRLQSETSEDTSETTTAQEGGTIQTPVCWQSEPLQQQRPEPCEEQTWSAPSVLHSSPQRSHSLDKVPATDAQSEVLQVSPLSNEGCKEEEHESSGVSADSASQEGKDESTAETEGDFTKDSTPSDSTVSPLSDESRPEDESVFLSPTKTRTTEDLFAMIHRSKRKVLGRKDSAELGVRSRVIAASGSTPPSSTTSSPMNSPVSLVSPSSPVTPPGIQRVPGPIYRNAKKSSTSNEEFKLLLLKKGSRSDSSYRMSATEILKSPIAPKSPGESLTESPRQPEELSSPLQQLQHSSGPDQLSSPKANAEGFSPKSFLTSAASRQGRSRIPPPANSSRYSMRSRLYSAPMQAISEGETENSDGSPHDDRSSQGST; the protein is encoded by the exons CGGTGTCCAACCTGGATGTGGAGAGTAAGCTGACGACACATTACCAGGCCCCCTGGCACCAGCAGAGGAACATCTTCCACCCCTCCACGCGGCCAACATGTGTAGAAGAGCTCCACAGGCAAGCCAACCTCAGCCTGTGGGCCCTGCACCAAG ATCGCCAGAGGAGACAGTCAGGCAGCCGGGAGCGGAGGGTAACCATCTCGATCTCAGCCGTGCCCCCCATGCCCATATACCCCTCCCCTCACATCATACAGGATCAAGGAAACAGCGGCACCAATCTGACAACG TTTGAATCCAcccgctcctcctcccccaccgaATGTTGCCGCTTCTCCCCCTGGAGCAGAAAG GCTGCGCCCTCTGACCCCGACACTGACGGGGTGGCTCTAGGTCACCGGTCTAAGTGTCCCATCCCTAACATCCCCTCCACCCTGGACAAGCAGACTAACTGGTCTAAAGCCCTGCCGCTGCCCACCCCAGAGGAAAGAATGAAAACCAATTCCCAAGTCATCACCTCATGTGTCATCCCCATTAATGTGACTG GGGTTGGCTTTGACAGAGATGCCAGTGTGCGCTGCTCGCTCGTCCACTCGCAGTCGGTgcttcagaggaggaggaagctgaggaGACGGAGGACGGTCGCCGGTGTTCCCAGACAGGTGCAGCAAGATCTAG ACTCTGATGACTCTCCAGGCTCCAGAGAGCGGACAGTGATCATTCATGCCAGTCCAGACATCACACCCTCCAATGAGGAGCTGGCCAGCCATCTCAGCACCAGAGACTCAGGCTGCCAGACAGAGGACTTTCTGATCTCAGGAGCTCCATCTCGGAGGAGGATCAGGGCCCAGAGAGTCCAGGgagtctctgtctccctttctcaCTCTGCAGGCAACATCTCCTCCCTGCCGGACAGCGCTGACACCATGTTCACTGCCTCTGTGGGTGCACGCCTGCGCTCCAGGAGCCTGCCCCGGGACGGGAGCCGGATGATGGACAACGGGCACAATGACagcgatgatgaggaggagctTTCCCCGTTCGACACTGAGGATTTCCTGCCTGGACCCGGGGAATTGATTCTGAAGGACGAAGAGGAGAGCACAGACGACCAGGCCATGTCTGAGCACCAGCTGGGCCTTAAGTATAAGCAGCTCTCTGAGAGTCCAGAGCGCAGCTGGATGGAGAGGACCAGATCCCAGTTGCCCAGGAAGGCCGACCTTGGCAGCTGTGAGATCTCATCCAGCTCAGACACCTTCAGTAGCCCGGTCCACTCTGTCTCAGCTGCGGGGGTGCTGGGAGGCCAGATGGACCACAAGGACGACCACCAGTCTTCTAGTGGTAACTGGAGCGGGAGCAGCTCCACCTGCCCCTCACAGACCTCAGAGACCATCCCCCCCGCAGCCTCTCCGCCGCTGACCGGCTCCTCCCACTGTGATTCTGAGCTCTCCCTGAACGCCACCACTCACAACAACGATGACCAGACCGGCTTCATGCTGGACCACTACCAGGGCCTCAGGCCCCAGCGGGCgggctccttctcctccacagctATGGACATATTAGAGGAAGCGGGGGGCAGCACTCCCATTGAGCAGGAGTGGAGTTACCCCCACCCCGAGCCTCCACACTCACAGGACTTCAGCCCCGAGCCGAGCAGAGAGGCGGAGAGCAGCCTGGGCTGCCCGAGCTTCACCAGCATGGCCACCTGTGAGAGCAGCTACTCTGACAAGCCGCTGTCAGAGAAGGCGGACACCGTCTCACACTACTCTGTAGACACTGAAGGCTACTACACCTCCATGCACTTTGACTGCGGTCTGAAAGGCAGCAAAAGCTTCACATATAACTATGCAGCCTCTGGCTCCGACTGTGGCCTGTCTGACCTCAGTGGTCACATGACTCTGGGGAGACGCTGCCTCTCTTTAAGGAAACCAAAGGTGAAGCCGTCTCCGCCTAAGAGGAGCTCCTCCTTAAGGAAAATATGCAGTGACGGGAACATCCCTGACAGGAAAGAACCAAAGATTACATGTGGCCAGCAGCTTCCGCTGTCCTCCAATCAGAGGAGGCTACAGCTGGTTTTGTCTGGCTCTCCAGGTCATATAGAAAACTCTTCACTCGGCAGAGAGCCTCTTGTggtgtggggggtggagggCTCGGCCGATCTACCTGACTTAGGTGTTTTTAGCTCCACAGATGCTCATTCATTTAAGGACGATGGGGTTGTACAGTCAGACTATGCAGATCTGTGGCTGCTGAACGATTTAAAATCCAGTGATCCGTACCGATCTTTGTCAAACTCCAGCACGGCCACAGGTACAACTGTCATCGAATGCATCAAGTCACAGGAAAGCTCAGAGTCCCAGACGTCCCAATCTGGCTCCAGAGCCACCACGCCCTCACTTCCATCAGTGGAGGGTGAGTTTAAACTAACCTCACCAGAGAAGCTGGCAGGCCTGGCCAGCCCATCCAGCGGCTACTCCAGTCAGTCAGAAacccccacctcctctttcCCCTCCGCCTTCTTTCCCGGGCCGCTGTCACCCTCCAGTGGCAAGAGGAAGCCCAAAGTCCCAGAGAGAAAGTCGTCTCTGTCATCACTGTCTCTGCAGTCGCTGTCCTGCAAGGATGGAGCGTCCTCGCAGAGAGACCTGGAGCTGCCGGTAATCCCCCCCTCCCACCTCGACTTAAGTGCCCTTCATAGCATCAACAAGGCAGCAGGTTTCAGGACCCAGATTCAGACActtcaccaaaacaaacagaaagctgTAGTGACACCCAAAGCTGCAGCACCCACTAACTCAGAGGTGTTTCATGTCCACACCCTGTCCATCACACCCACAGTGCTGCACTCAGTACAGCTCCGATCCATCAGCAAAGACACTGAAGGAGGTCATGTGGACAAAGCAGCTGCCAAACTGAAAAGTAGTAAATCATTAGAGCTTAAGAGTCCACTTTTACACAactcacatcatcatcatcatcatcatcatcatcatcacacatcgTCGAAGCAgatgtgtgagtcagtgtttaCCTCAAATGAAGAAGATCTTCTTCATGGAGAAGCAGCTTGTCAGAGTGAGATGAGGGAcgagcagcacagagagagtgagacagctCACAGACTGCAGTCAGAGACATCAGAAGACACCTCGGAGACCACCACTGCCCAGGAAGGAGGGACGATACAAACACCTGTCTGCTGGCAGTCTGAGCCTCTACAGCAGCAAAGACCTGAGCCCTGTGAGGAGCAGACGTGGTCCGCTCCCTCTGTTCTGCACAGTTCACCGCAGAGATCCCACAGTCTTGATAAAGTGCCTGCTACTGACGCCCAATCAGAGGTGCTGCAAGTGAGTCCACTCAGTAATGAAGGCTGCAAAGAGGAGGAACATGAGTCGTCAGGTGTTTCAGCCGACAGTGCCTCTCAGGAGGGGAAGGACGAGTCCACAGCAGAGACCGAGGGCGACTTCACCAAAG ACTCTACACCCAGTGACAGCACAGTGTCCCCGCTGAGTGATGAGTCCAGGCCGGAGGACgaaagtgtgtttctgtcaccCACCAAGACTCGCACCACAGAGGATCTGTTTGCGATGATTCACAG GTCCAAAAGGAAAGTGTTGGGCAGGAAGGACTCCGCTGAGCTGGGTGTGAGGAGCCGCGTCATCGCTGCATCAGGGAGCACACCAcccagcagcaccaccagcagcccaATGAACTCCCCAGTCTCCCTGGTGTCACCCTCCTCCCCTGTGACCCCACCAGGCATACAGAGAGTCCCCGGGCCCATCTACAGGAACGCAAAGAAGTCCAGCACCTCCAACGAGGAgttcaaactgctgctgctcaaaaAGGGCAGCCGCTCGGACTCCAGTTACCGCATGTCAGCTACAGAGATCCTCAAGAGCCCCATCGCTCCTAAGTCTCCTGGAGAGTCTCTGACGGAGTCGCCCAGACAGCCTGAGGAGCTCTCCTCCCCCctgcaacagctgcagcatAGTTCAGGACCAGATCAGCTCTCCAGCCCCAAAGCCAACGCTGAGGGTTTCTCCCCGAAATCCTTCCTCACGTCTGCTGCGTCCAGGCAGGGCCGCTCCAGAATCCCCCCACCCGCCAACAGCAGCCGCTACAGCATGCGCAGCAGACTGTACTCAGCGCCCATGCAGGCGATTTCTGAGGGCGAGACCGAGAACTCAGACGGAAGTCCCCATGACGACCGCTCTTCACAGGGCTCCACGtag
- the nhsa gene encoding actin remodeling regulator NHS isoform X2: MFDVLLKVNSFLPHKQPERDFRAATTQLAQTQFESTRSSSPTECCRFSPWSRKAAPSDPDTDGVALGHRSKCPIPNIPSTLDKQTNWSKALPLPTPEERMKTNSQVITSCVIPINVTGVGFDRDASVRCSLVHSQSVLQRRRKLRRRRTVAGVPRQVQQDLDSDDSPGSRERTVIIHASPDITPSNEELASHLSTRDSGCQTEDFLISGAPSRRRIRAQRVQGVSVSLSHSAGNISSLPDSADTMFTASVGARLRSRSLPRDGSRMMDNGHNDSDDEEELSPFDTEDFLPGPGELILKDEEESTDDQAMSEHQLGLKYKQLSESPERSWMERTRSQLPRKADLGSCEISSSSDTFSSPVHSVSAAGVLGGQMDHKDDHQSSSGNWSGSSSTCPSQTSETIPPAASPPLTGSSHCDSELSLNATTHNNDDQTGFMLDHYQGLRPQRAGSFSSTAMDILEEAGGSTPIEQEWSYPHPEPPHSQDFSPEPSREAESSLGCPSFTSMATCESSYSDKPLSEKADTVSHYSVDTEGYYTSMHFDCGLKGSKSFTYNYAASGSDCGLSDLSGHMTLGRRCLSLRKPKVKPSPPKRSSSLRKICSDGNIPDRKEPKITCGQQLPLSSNQRRLQLVLSGSPGHIENSSLGREPLVVWGVEGSADLPDLGVFSSTDAHSFKDDGVVQSDYADLWLLNDLKSSDPYRSLSNSSTATGTTVIECIKSQESSESQTSQSGSRATTPSLPSVEGEFKLTSPEKLAGLASPSSGYSSQSETPTSSFPSAFFPGPLSPSSGKRKPKVPERKSSLSSLSLQSLSCKDGASSQRDLELPVIPPSHLDLSALHSINKAAGFRTQIQTLHQNKQKAVVTPKAAAPTNSEVFHVHTLSITPTVLHSVQLRSISKDTEGGHVDKAAAKLKSSKSLELKSPLLHNSHHHHHHHHHHHTSSKQMCESVFTSNEEDLLHGEAACQSEMRDEQHRESETAHRLQSETSEDTSETTTAQEGGTIQTPVCWQSEPLQQQRPEPCEEQTWSAPSVLHSSPQRSHSLDKVPATDAQSEVLQVSPLSNEGCKEEEHESSGVSADSASQEGKDESTAETEGDFTKDSTPSDSTVSPLSDESRPEDESVFLSPTKTRTTEDLFAMIHRSKRKVLGRKDSAELGVRSRVIAASGSTPPSSTTSSPMNSPVSLVSPSSPVTPPGIQRVPGPIYRNAKKSSTSNEEFKLLLLKKGSRSDSSYRMSATEILKSPIAPKSPGESLTESPRQPEELSSPLQQLQHSSGPDQLSSPKANAEGFSPKSFLTSAASRQGRSRIPPPANSSRYSMRSRLYSAPMQAISEGETENSDGSPHDDRSSQGST, encoded by the exons ATGTTTGATGTACTTTTGAAGGTAAATTCATTTCTTCCTCACAAGCAGCCAGAGAGAGattttagagctgcaacaacaCAGTTGGCACAAACACAG TTTGAATCCAcccgctcctcctcccccaccgaATGTTGCCGCTTCTCCCCCTGGAGCAGAAAG GCTGCGCCCTCTGACCCCGACACTGACGGGGTGGCTCTAGGTCACCGGTCTAAGTGTCCCATCCCTAACATCCCCTCCACCCTGGACAAGCAGACTAACTGGTCTAAAGCCCTGCCGCTGCCCACCCCAGAGGAAAGAATGAAAACCAATTCCCAAGTCATCACCTCATGTGTCATCCCCATTAATGTGACTG GGGTTGGCTTTGACAGAGATGCCAGTGTGCGCTGCTCGCTCGTCCACTCGCAGTCGGTgcttcagaggaggaggaagctgaggaGACGGAGGACGGTCGCCGGTGTTCCCAGACAGGTGCAGCAAGATCTAG ACTCTGATGACTCTCCAGGCTCCAGAGAGCGGACAGTGATCATTCATGCCAGTCCAGACATCACACCCTCCAATGAGGAGCTGGCCAGCCATCTCAGCACCAGAGACTCAGGCTGCCAGACAGAGGACTTTCTGATCTCAGGAGCTCCATCTCGGAGGAGGATCAGGGCCCAGAGAGTCCAGGgagtctctgtctccctttctcaCTCTGCAGGCAACATCTCCTCCCTGCCGGACAGCGCTGACACCATGTTCACTGCCTCTGTGGGTGCACGCCTGCGCTCCAGGAGCCTGCCCCGGGACGGGAGCCGGATGATGGACAACGGGCACAATGACagcgatgatgaggaggagctTTCCCCGTTCGACACTGAGGATTTCCTGCCTGGACCCGGGGAATTGATTCTGAAGGACGAAGAGGAGAGCACAGACGACCAGGCCATGTCTGAGCACCAGCTGGGCCTTAAGTATAAGCAGCTCTCTGAGAGTCCAGAGCGCAGCTGGATGGAGAGGACCAGATCCCAGTTGCCCAGGAAGGCCGACCTTGGCAGCTGTGAGATCTCATCCAGCTCAGACACCTTCAGTAGCCCGGTCCACTCTGTCTCAGCTGCGGGGGTGCTGGGAGGCCAGATGGACCACAAGGACGACCACCAGTCTTCTAGTGGTAACTGGAGCGGGAGCAGCTCCACCTGCCCCTCACAGACCTCAGAGACCATCCCCCCCGCAGCCTCTCCGCCGCTGACCGGCTCCTCCCACTGTGATTCTGAGCTCTCCCTGAACGCCACCACTCACAACAACGATGACCAGACCGGCTTCATGCTGGACCACTACCAGGGCCTCAGGCCCCAGCGGGCgggctccttctcctccacagctATGGACATATTAGAGGAAGCGGGGGGCAGCACTCCCATTGAGCAGGAGTGGAGTTACCCCCACCCCGAGCCTCCACACTCACAGGACTTCAGCCCCGAGCCGAGCAGAGAGGCGGAGAGCAGCCTGGGCTGCCCGAGCTTCACCAGCATGGCCACCTGTGAGAGCAGCTACTCTGACAAGCCGCTGTCAGAGAAGGCGGACACCGTCTCACACTACTCTGTAGACACTGAAGGCTACTACACCTCCATGCACTTTGACTGCGGTCTGAAAGGCAGCAAAAGCTTCACATATAACTATGCAGCCTCTGGCTCCGACTGTGGCCTGTCTGACCTCAGTGGTCACATGACTCTGGGGAGACGCTGCCTCTCTTTAAGGAAACCAAAGGTGAAGCCGTCTCCGCCTAAGAGGAGCTCCTCCTTAAGGAAAATATGCAGTGACGGGAACATCCCTGACAGGAAAGAACCAAAGATTACATGTGGCCAGCAGCTTCCGCTGTCCTCCAATCAGAGGAGGCTACAGCTGGTTTTGTCTGGCTCTCCAGGTCATATAGAAAACTCTTCACTCGGCAGAGAGCCTCTTGTggtgtggggggtggagggCTCGGCCGATCTACCTGACTTAGGTGTTTTTAGCTCCACAGATGCTCATTCATTTAAGGACGATGGGGTTGTACAGTCAGACTATGCAGATCTGTGGCTGCTGAACGATTTAAAATCCAGTGATCCGTACCGATCTTTGTCAAACTCCAGCACGGCCACAGGTACAACTGTCATCGAATGCATCAAGTCACAGGAAAGCTCAGAGTCCCAGACGTCCCAATCTGGCTCCAGAGCCACCACGCCCTCACTTCCATCAGTGGAGGGTGAGTTTAAACTAACCTCACCAGAGAAGCTGGCAGGCCTGGCCAGCCCATCCAGCGGCTACTCCAGTCAGTCAGAAacccccacctcctctttcCCCTCCGCCTTCTTTCCCGGGCCGCTGTCACCCTCCAGTGGCAAGAGGAAGCCCAAAGTCCCAGAGAGAAAGTCGTCTCTGTCATCACTGTCTCTGCAGTCGCTGTCCTGCAAGGATGGAGCGTCCTCGCAGAGAGACCTGGAGCTGCCGGTAATCCCCCCCTCCCACCTCGACTTAAGTGCCCTTCATAGCATCAACAAGGCAGCAGGTTTCAGGACCCAGATTCAGACActtcaccaaaacaaacagaaagctgTAGTGACACCCAAAGCTGCAGCACCCACTAACTCAGAGGTGTTTCATGTCCACACCCTGTCCATCACACCCACAGTGCTGCACTCAGTACAGCTCCGATCCATCAGCAAAGACACTGAAGGAGGTCATGTGGACAAAGCAGCTGCCAAACTGAAAAGTAGTAAATCATTAGAGCTTAAGAGTCCACTTTTACACAactcacatcatcatcatcatcatcatcatcatcatcacacatcgTCGAAGCAgatgtgtgagtcagtgtttaCCTCAAATGAAGAAGATCTTCTTCATGGAGAAGCAGCTTGTCAGAGTGAGATGAGGGAcgagcagcacagagagagtgagacagctCACAGACTGCAGTCAGAGACATCAGAAGACACCTCGGAGACCACCACTGCCCAGGAAGGAGGGACGATACAAACACCTGTCTGCTGGCAGTCTGAGCCTCTACAGCAGCAAAGACCTGAGCCCTGTGAGGAGCAGACGTGGTCCGCTCCCTCTGTTCTGCACAGTTCACCGCAGAGATCCCACAGTCTTGATAAAGTGCCTGCTACTGACGCCCAATCAGAGGTGCTGCAAGTGAGTCCACTCAGTAATGAAGGCTGCAAAGAGGAGGAACATGAGTCGTCAGGTGTTTCAGCCGACAGTGCCTCTCAGGAGGGGAAGGACGAGTCCACAGCAGAGACCGAGGGCGACTTCACCAAAG ACTCTACACCCAGTGACAGCACAGTGTCCCCGCTGAGTGATGAGTCCAGGCCGGAGGACgaaagtgtgtttctgtcaccCACCAAGACTCGCACCACAGAGGATCTGTTTGCGATGATTCACAG GTCCAAAAGGAAAGTGTTGGGCAGGAAGGACTCCGCTGAGCTGGGTGTGAGGAGCCGCGTCATCGCTGCATCAGGGAGCACACCAcccagcagcaccaccagcagcccaATGAACTCCCCAGTCTCCCTGGTGTCACCCTCCTCCCCTGTGACCCCACCAGGCATACAGAGAGTCCCCGGGCCCATCTACAGGAACGCAAAGAAGTCCAGCACCTCCAACGAGGAgttcaaactgctgctgctcaaaaAGGGCAGCCGCTCGGACTCCAGTTACCGCATGTCAGCTACAGAGATCCTCAAGAGCCCCATCGCTCCTAAGTCTCCTGGAGAGTCTCTGACGGAGTCGCCCAGACAGCCTGAGGAGCTCTCCTCCCCCctgcaacagctgcagcatAGTTCAGGACCAGATCAGCTCTCCAGCCCCAAAGCCAACGCTGAGGGTTTCTCCCCGAAATCCTTCCTCACGTCTGCTGCGTCCAGGCAGGGCCGCTCCAGAATCCCCCCACCCGCCAACAGCAGCCGCTACAGCATGCGCAGCAGACTGTACTCAGCGCCCATGCAGGCGATTTCTGAGGGCGAGACCGAGAACTCAGACGGAAGTCCCCATGACGACCGCTCTTCACAGGGCTCCACGtag